AGGCGATCGCTGCCAAGATTACGTGCGCTTAATTGCGATCGACTCGCGACGAAAACAGCGTATTGTCGAAACCATTATCCAAAAGCCATAACGGGAGGGGTTAGAAACCGGGTTTCTTCAAGAGCATCGATCTCAATTTTGAGAACGAACGAGAAACCCGGTTTCTGCGATCGCCAAGACTAGGTAAAAGAGATTGCTTCGTTCGATTCACAATAGCTTGATACTAACTTATCGAGCGGACTTTATATTGCACTTATCAGCAAGCCCTCATTCAGTGTAAGCTTATAACCCACATTCCGCGCGACAAAATGTAGTATAAGAACTCGAGGAAAAGCATTGAGTATTTAAGCTTACTGAAAAAAGTCGGAACAAAGTTCCCTCAGACTGTCATACTAGAGAGGAAATAGACGAAAGTCAACTCTCAGATATGTCAGTAGAAATAAGTAATATAGACCATTTAGGATTGGTAGCAGGCATCATTGATTCTATTGGAATGGAAGGAAAAATTAATGAAATCCTAGGTGAGCAAAGAGGGGAAAAAATCAGTGC
This sequence is a window from Roseofilum casamattae BLCC-M143. Protein-coding genes within it:
- a CDS encoding DUF4277 domain-containing protein, with the translated sequence MSVEISNIDHLGLVAGIIDSIGMEGKINEILGEQRGEKISAGQVVKGMILNGLGLVSSPLYLFSKFFQGKAIEHLI